In one window of Ruminococcus albus AD2013 DNA:
- a CDS encoding tetratricopeptide repeat protein yields the protein MEFDELMAVGKNAFVTADFKTAAEYGVEGHKLRPKDPDPLELAAKAYQAMENYKEAIFYFQKAVQCDIDNGDRYVELGVAYGSNGDTMKALEAFGEAERHEISEDHLSGMYRTLAMVDQELGRYEDAIVNYTKAQESGMVDLELLMYKTVACSMAGKFGEALRTANTIKQLAPTSYDGYELAYTILVNFEQYEEANKELLRAKKYVKELPMDYYFSVSDYEREMFKKDNNNDHLVAALCMLDMGLKETKPDVGEVVNAYLQSAEICLQTGKNEEALQMLQAADQPVQSFNSGFSVLPWVEPPEFESPLSDAYFAANSAKYDGMSSEELNREAEAMAAKSMQEEQEPVDPDMMTPIPDDKPEKYKLPNEPRELSDEVRDKMNLLYVTAYSALNKNDRVLEYAVKLQSSKEAALVNTARYMETKARVDSGAPDPERLYDELIRYYNRQIIKDPSDITVFSFKVQCYIDQEKYDEAISYCRTLSKNVREPLMKQIRDAQKKSEEGAENGET from the coding sequence TTGGAATTTGATGAGTTGATGGCGGTCGGAAAAAATGCCTTTGTTACGGCAGATTTCAAGACGGCTGCAGAGTATGGCGTTGAGGGTCATAAGTTAAGACCTAAGGATCCCGATCCGCTGGAACTGGCGGCTAAAGCCTATCAGGCGATGGAAAACTACAAAGAAGCTATATTCTACTTTCAGAAAGCTGTACAATGCGATATTGATAACGGCGACAGATATGTGGAGCTTGGCGTAGCTTACGGCAGCAACGGCGACACGATGAAAGCGCTGGAGGCTTTCGGAGAAGCTGAAAGACATGAGATATCGGAGGATCACCTCAGCGGTATGTACAGGACACTCGCTATGGTAGATCAGGAGCTTGGAAGGTATGAGGACGCTATCGTAAATTATACCAAGGCTCAGGAATCGGGAATGGTTGACCTGGAACTGCTGATGTACAAAACGGTAGCCTGCTCGATGGCGGGCAAGTTCGGTGAGGCACTCAGGACAGCTAACACGATAAAGCAGCTTGCTCCGACTTCGTATGACGGTTACGAACTGGCTTACACGATACTGGTGAATTTTGAACAGTATGAGGAAGCCAATAAGGAACTGCTCAGAGCGAAGAAATATGTCAAGGAACTCCCGATGGATTACTATTTCAGTGTTTCTGACTACGAGAGAGAGATGTTCAAAAAGGACAATAATAACGATCATCTCGTGGCTGCGCTGTGTATGCTGGACATGGGACTTAAAGAAACAAAGCCCGATGTCGGTGAAGTTGTGAATGCTTATTTGCAGAGTGCTGAAATATGCTTACAGACAGGCAAGAATGAGGAAGCTTTGCAGATGCTGCAGGCTGCCGATCAGCCTGTACAGTCGTTCAACAGCGGATTCTCGGTACTGCCGTGGGTAGAACCGCCTGAGTTTGAATCACCGCTGAGCGATGCGTATTTTGCAGCAAATTCTGCTAAGTATGACGGTATGAGTTCTGAGGAACTTAACAGGGAAGCTGAGGCTATGGCAGCAAAGTCGATGCAGGAGGAACAGGAACCTGTTGATCCCGACATGATGACGCCTATACCCGATGACAAACCCGAGAAGTACAAGCTCCCGAATGAACCGAGAGAGCTTAGCGACGAAGTCAGGGACAAGATGAACCTGCTTTATGTTACTGCTTACTCTGCTCTCAATAAAAATGACAGAGTGCTGGAATATGCTGTAAAACTCCAGAGCAGCAAGGAAGCAGCTCTTGTGAATACGGCGAGATATATGGAAACCAAAGCCCGCGTAGACAGCGGCGCACCTGATCCCGAAAGACTGTATGATGAACTCATAAGGTACTACAACAGGCAGATCATCAAGGATCCTTCGGATATAACAGTATTCAGCTTTAAGGTACAATGTTATATAGATCAGGAAAAATATGATGAGGCTATAAGCTACTGCAGAACACTCTCTAAGAATGTAAGAGAGCCGCTGATGAAGCAGATAAGAGATGCTCAGAAGAAGTCAGAGGAGGGCGCAGAGAATGGCGAAACTTAA